CCACCACCGTCGGATCGCCGGCACGAGCCGAATGGGAAGCCCTATGGTCAGGACGACCGCCGTGAGCGCGTGCGCGGGTAGGACTACGAAGAGCGCGATGGCGCCGACGACGTAGGGCCAGAAGTAGACCAGCGAGAGCAACTCGCTCCAGTCGTATGGAGCAGGGTCGGTCGGCGTGGTGAGGCTGCGCAGCTCCGCCGTTCGATAGGCGTCATCGATCAGGAGGGCAATCGCAACGAATACCAGTCCGCCGAGGCTCTGAAGGAACACGGCCCACCAGGGCCACCGGAAGTCCGACACGATCCCAGCGTAGAGCTGGGATGCGAGTTTCTTTCGCGACGCGCTAGCGCTACCGTGCCCGCAACGCGTCGATCGTGATCGCCATCACCCGGTCGCGCTGGTCGTCGTCGGCGAAGGCGGCGCTGGAGACTCCGGCGAGCATCCGCACCGCGTCCTCGATCATCACGTCATCGCGCGCGACACCGGCCGCCTGAGCCCGGGCTAGGAGCGGGCCGCCGGCCGAGTACATGGCGGCGCGGCACACGACCATCACCTCGGAGGTCTTGTTGAGCCCCTCGACGAGGGCCTGCTTGGTGCGGAGGTATTCGAGGAAGCGGTGCAGCCAAGTCTCGAGGGCGTCCCATGGCTCGAGGGACGAGACCTCGTCGGCGGCGCGCGAGAGGCCCTGCACCTCTTCTACGTAGACGGCTTCGAGCAGTGCTTCACGCGTCGGAAAGTTTCGGTACAGCGTTCCGATCCCCACGCCAGCTCGCCGCGCGATCTCCTCGAGAGAAGCACCAGCACCTTCGGCCGCGAAGACGTCGCGACCCGCGGCGATGAGCGCGTCGAAGTTGCGCCGAGCATCCGCGCGCTGCGGTCGACGCACGACATCGTCGATCGTGGTCACCGTCTCACCTCCAGGGTTGCTAAACGGAGGCACCCTCCGCTATCGTACTAAGCGGAGGCACCCTCCGAAAGGTTTACTCCATCATACGACGCCCATCCGAGGCGTCACCTTCTCGCGGAAAGCTCTCATGACGACAACAACCACCGTCTCCCCCACCGCCACCAGTGCAACCACTCGCCCGTGGCGCACCTTCCTCGTACTCGCCCTCTGCGTCGGCGGGTTCGCGACCCTCCAGAACCTCGTTGTGCCCGTGTTGCCGATCATCCAGACAGACCTCGGCACCGACACTGCCGGCGTCACCTGGACGGTCACCGCCTGGCTCATCGCCGCCGCTGTCGCCACCCCGCTCCTCGGTCGAGTCGGCGACATGGTGGGCCGCCGGCGTGTGCTCCTCATCTCCCTCGGGGGTGTGATGGTCGGCAGTGTGCTCGCCGCGATCGCCCCCAACCTCGAAGTACTTATTGCGGCGCGCATCATCCAGGGCATGGGCGGCGCGATGTTCCCGCTCGCGTTCGGTCTGCTCCGCGACGCATTCCCGCGCGAGCGCGTGCCCTCCGCGATCGGGGCGATGTCCGCACTCATTGCGATCGGCGGCGGCATCGGTGCTGTGCTCGCCGGGCCCCTGTCCGAGGCGATCGGATGGCGCGGCCTCTTCCTAGTGCTCCTCGTGCTGTCGATCCCCGGAGCCATCCTTGCGCGCACCCTCGTTCCGGAATCCCCCGAGCGCTCCCCCGGCAGGCTCAACATCCCCGCAGCGCTCCTGCTCTCCGGATGGCTCGTGGCCCTGCTTCTCCCGTTGAGCGACGGCAACGCGTGGGGCTGGAACTCGCCCCTCGTTATTGGCCTCTTCGCCCTCGCCGCAATCCTCCTCGTCGCGTGGATCATGGTCGAGTGGCGCTCGAAGGAACCGCTCGTCGACATGCGCACCATGATCAGCCCGGCGATTTGGCCGATGAATGTCGCCGCCGTGCTCGTCGGTGCGGTGATGTTCTCGGTGTTCGCCTACTTCCCGCGGTTCGTGCAGGTGCCGACCGGCACCGGGTACGGCCTCGGTGCGACGGTCGCCGAGTCAGGACTCCTCACTCTGCCGATGCTCGCGACGATGGCCGTGGCCGGGTTCTTGAGCGGGCCTTTGGGGCGGATCATCGGGTTCCGAGCGCAGATAGCTGGGGCATCCGGGCTCATTGTCGCCTCGACGATCGCGCTCGCGTTTGTGCACGCCACCACGTGGGAGGTTGCCCTGTGGGGCGCTCTGTTCGGGTTCGGACTGGGACTCGTCTACTCGGCGATCACGAGTGTGGTCGTGCAGTCGGTGAAGCCCACCGAGACGGGTGTGGCGAGCGGCATGAACGCCAACCTCCGCACCATTGGCAGTTCCCTGGGCGTCACCATCATGACCGCGATCGTCGCGGGTTCGGCGACCGGCATGGACTTCCCCACCGAGCAGGCCTACGAGACGGGCTTCCTGACGGTCGCCCTCATCGGTAGCGGTGCGATCCTCGTGACCATCGTCGGTTCAATCCTCGCGGCCCGCCGCGTGGTCGACGACACCGCCGCCATCGAGGTCCCCGTCCGGGCGTGACGCGGCGGCACGAGATACCTGGTGGTTGAGTAGCAGCGGCGCAGCCCGGCGTCATCGAAACCACCCGACGGAGTCACTCGGGGCCGCAGGTTTCGAGACGCCGCTGCGCGGCTCCTCAACCGGCGGGGTCGCGCCGCTGCGCGGCTCCTCAACCAGCGGGGTACAGCAACCTCAGTTGAGCGGGTGCTCCTCCGTGCCCGGGTGGTCTTCCACGGGTGGCAGCAGGGCGCGCGCGTCTTCGCCGTCCATTCCGGATGCCACCAGCAGATCCACGACGAAGGGCCGAAGCAACACAACGATCACGGACTCGCGCAGCGCACCGTCCGGAACGATGTGCGCCGGGTCCAGCCGACGCGCGAGGTCCTCGAAGATAGTGCGGGACGCACCGACCACACTCGGGTCCTGGATCTGCTCACCGAGGAGGTCGACTCCGTGGGCTAGCTCGGCGATCACATCAGCGAGTTCCGGCCGCTCCACCCCGTCGGAGACAAGCACCGCGATGCGCCGCGCGACCACACGCAGGTGACGTGCGGTGAGGTCCGCCCCCGCGAGGATGCGGTGCTGCGTCTGCAGTTCGGCGCGATGCCGCCGAAGCCATGGTGAGATGCTCGCAATCGACTGCGCGTTGTCGAGCGACGTCGCCCAGTTGTCGACGAGCACCTGCGTGCGGCGGAGCCGGTCGAGGGCGAGTTCGGCCGCGGTGTG
This genomic window from Antiquaquibacter oligotrophicus contains:
- a CDS encoding TetR/AcrR family transcriptional regulator, whose product is MTTIDDVVRRPQRADARRNFDALIAAGRDVFAAEGAGASLEEIARRAGVGIGTLYRNFPTREALLEAVYVEEVQGLSRAADEVSSLEPWDALETWLHRFLEYLRTKQALVEGLNKTSEVMVVCRAAMYSAGGPLLARAQAAGVARDDVMIEDAVRMLAGVSSAAFADDDQRDRVMAITIDALRAR
- a CDS encoding MFS transporter, with the protein product MTTTTTVSPTATSATTRPWRTFLVLALCVGGFATLQNLVVPVLPIIQTDLGTDTAGVTWTVTAWLIAAAVATPLLGRVGDMVGRRRVLLISLGGVMVGSVLAAIAPNLEVLIAARIIQGMGGAMFPLAFGLLRDAFPRERVPSAIGAMSALIAIGGGIGAVLAGPLSEAIGWRGLFLVLLVLSIPGAILARTLVPESPERSPGRLNIPAALLLSGWLVALLLPLSDGNAWGWNSPLVIGLFALAAILLVAWIMVEWRSKEPLVDMRTMISPAIWPMNVAAVLVGAVMFSVFAYFPRFVQVPTGTGYGLGATVAESGLLTLPMLATMAVAGFLSGPLGRIIGFRAQIAGASGLIVASTIALAFVHATTWEVALWGALFGFGLGLVYSAITSVVVQSVKPTETGVASGMNANLRTIGSSLGVTIMTAIVAGSATGMDFPTEQAYETGFLTVALIGSGAILVTIVGSILAARRVVDDTAAIEVPVRA